In one window of Dokdonia sp. PRO95 DNA:
- a CDS encoding GNAT family N-acetyltransferase produces the protein MLETTRLRFEPISPKHLEDAADMFCTNNRVMASTLKGSVFTRSEFDSLLHTDFINEQEAVFGFWCVLLKESNRFIGVSGIHKINYQDKEYCEFGFILNDSHWGQGLATEIGHHWISYATETLKLDQIIATVSPHNLASRRVLEKLDMKYMDQVTSVDRGDRIILGKNLFKH, from the coding sequence ATGCTAGAAACTACCAGACTAAGGTTTGAGCCAATATCTCCAAAACATCTAGAAGATGCTGCTGATATGTTTTGCACCAATAATCGGGTTATGGCATCTACACTAAAAGGCAGCGTTTTTACTAGAAGCGAATTTGATTCCTTACTTCATACAGATTTTATAAATGAGCAAGAGGCCGTATTTGGCTTCTGGTGCGTCTTATTAAAGGAGAGCAATCGTTTTATAGGAGTCTCTGGTATCCATAAAATCAATTATCAAGATAAAGAGTATTGTGAATTTGGCTTTATATTAAACGATAGTCACTGGGGTCAAGGTTTAGCCACAGAGATAGGTCACCACTGGATTTCATATGCAACGGAAACTCTAAAACTAGACCAGATTATAGCCACTGTAAGTCCGCACAACCTAGCATCTAGAAGAGTATTAGAAAAACTTGATATGAAGTATATGGATCAAGTAACATCTGTAGATAGAGGCGACCGCATTATCTTAGGTAAGAACCTCTTTAAGCACTGA
- a CDS encoding SDR family oxidoreductase, whose amino-acid sequence MSANIFGKEGWTPERIGDLTNQTFLITGANTGAGFEAARLLLEKNAKVVMLNRNSKKSEDAITILKDEFGAQVDVSFIKMDLANLESVRKAALTINNKISKIDALLCNAAVAQLPKQTFTADGFESHLGINHYGHFLLCGLLFDKIESSKGRIVVVASEGYKMGIKTIQFEDMNWNKNYHPNKTYCHSKLAQMMFAYELQDKIKAAKKNVNVYVCHPGASATTLIKNSGGLKDRIIFGLMSLTPLVQSARKGAYPEVMCATEEERLLNLKGYYGPTGRMQWTGPVGECTLESHAQDKAVMKQLWQVSEKATNFKWDLKS is encoded by the coding sequence ATGAGTGCAAATATATTTGGTAAAGAAGGATGGACACCGGAGCGAATAGGTGACTTAACTAATCAAACGTTTTTAATTACTGGCGCAAATACTGGTGCAGGTTTTGAAGCAGCTAGACTGTTGTTAGAAAAAAATGCAAAAGTCGTTATGCTCAATCGGAACAGTAAAAAATCTGAAGATGCTATTACTATTTTAAAAGATGAGTTCGGTGCTCAGGTAGACGTTTCTTTTATCAAAATGGATCTGGCAAATCTTGAATCTGTAAGGAAAGCTGCCTTAACTATAAATAATAAGATTTCTAAAATTGACGCGCTTCTATGTAATGCAGCTGTCGCACAGCTTCCTAAACAAACATTTACAGCAGATGGTTTTGAGAGTCATTTAGGTATCAATCACTATGGACATTTTTTACTATGTGGTTTATTGTTTGATAAAATTGAGAGTTCAAAGGGGCGTATTGTAGTTGTAGCAAGTGAAGGCTATAAAATGGGGATTAAAACAATTCAGTTTGAAGATATGAATTGGAATAAGAATTATCATCCTAACAAAACGTACTGTCACAGTAAACTAGCTCAAATGATGTTTGCATATGAGCTTCAAGACAAAATTAAAGCTGCGAAAAAAAATGTAAATGTGTATGTATGCCATCCTGGAGCATCTGCCACAACACTAATTAAAAACAGCGGTGGCCTTAAAGATAGGATCATTTTTGGCTTAATGTCACTTACTCCACTAGTACAATCTGCACGAAAGGGTGCCTATCCAGAAGTTATGTGTGCTACAGAGGAGGAAAGACTACTAAATCTTAAAGGATATTATGGTCCTACAGGGAGAATGCAATGGACGGGACCTGTGGGTGAATGTACTCTAGAATCACATGCTCAAGATAAAGCAGTAATGAAACAATTATGGCAGGTATCAGAGAAAGCCACCAATTTTAAATGGGATCTAAAATCATAA
- a CDS encoding response regulator transcription factor, with amino-acid sequence MQHFKTLSAYLEYIELPMPEHPMLSVFTTHGDGFLPCPKDSSPPITNDCYSISLKKIMKGELNYGRTTYDFTNGALICIAPRQVLQWDNSVVYDQKGFSINFHQDFLNGTELAKQIKLYGFFSYSVNEALHLSPKEEKQMISIVDNIALEYNNNQDAFSKDIIISQLSTLLKYANRFYERQFINRKKLSNDLLKLFNNYLNQYFESGQLQEKGIPSIDDIATHLSVSKRYLSDTLKKETGKTSTEHIQLYLIDEAKNVLLDPYKTISQVAYDLGFEYPAYFSRLFKKKEGMSPSTYRQKHQMN; translated from the coding sequence ATGCAACATTTTAAAACACTATCTGCGTATTTAGAATATATAGAACTACCAATGCCAGAGCATCCTATGTTAAGCGTTTTTACTACACATGGAGATGGGTTTTTACCTTGCCCAAAAGATAGTTCTCCTCCTATCACAAATGACTGTTATAGCATAAGTCTCAAAAAAATAATGAAAGGCGAGCTCAATTATGGTCGCACTACCTATGATTTTACAAATGGTGCACTTATATGTATCGCTCCCCGGCAGGTATTACAATGGGATAATAGCGTAGTATATGATCAAAAGGGATTTTCTATTAATTTTCATCAAGATTTTTTAAACGGTACAGAGCTAGCAAAGCAAATCAAATTGTATGGTTTCTTCTCTTATTCTGTAAATGAAGCTTTACACCTATCTCCTAAGGAAGAAAAGCAGATGATATCCATTGTAGATAACATAGCGCTTGAATACAACAATAATCAAGATGCATTTAGTAAAGATATTATCATATCGCAACTAAGCACGCTCCTTAAATATGCAAACCGCTTTTATGAAAGACAGTTTATAAACCGAAAAAAACTATCTAATGATCTTCTTAAATTATTTAATAATTACTTAAATCAATATTTTGAATCTGGCCAGCTACAAGAAAAAGGAATCCCTAGTATAGATGATATTGCGACCCATCTATCTGTATCAAAGCGCTACCTAAGTGATACGCTTAAAAAGGAAACAGGTAAAACCTCTACAGAGCACATACAACTTTACTTAATAGACGAAGCCAAGAATGTTTTATTAGATCCGTATAAGACCATCTCGCAAGTAGCTTATGATCTTGGGTTTGAGTATCCAGCTTACTTCTCTAGATTATTCAAAAAGAAAGAAGGGATGAGTCCGAGTACATATAGACAAAAACACCAAATGAATTAA
- a CDS encoding MFS transporter: MPSSSLNKLYKYLNNEGDERVCKGITDEACKHVATNYFSILFTHTFTKLGDTLSNPKTVLTWLMNYVGAPVFLISLIVPIRESGALIPQVAISNYVKRKPIRKYIWVIGAIIQGLAIAAIGIVALQFEKQTAGWLIIICLIIFSLARALASVSSKDVKGKTIPKTRRGKLGGYTSSFAGVLVLAAGLYITYKSKTNEDIQFYTNLIFFAASMWVIAAVIYAFIKEFPTDITTDESEQNSILDNIKLLKDDSHLRNFVIARSLLLCSALSAPFYVTLAQNNVEGTSYLLGLLIIPNGLASIVSSPSWGKLADKSSKNTMAYAVTIASLCGIILVILISFSASLKTQLWLYPTAFFILGIAHSGVRQGRKTYVIDMAKGNERTNYVSVSNTIIGIILLFTGGLSAALSLISVEIVIVVLSILGFWGAIKSYRLPNVEKENG; encoded by the coding sequence ATGCCATCATCTTCCCTCAATAAACTCTACAAGTACTTAAATAATGAAGGCGATGAGCGGGTTTGTAAAGGCATTACAGATGAGGCCTGTAAACATGTTGCTACAAACTACTTTAGTATACTCTTTACGCACACCTTTACAAAACTAGGTGATACACTAAGTAATCCTAAAACAGTGCTCACATGGCTCATGAATTATGTGGGAGCACCGGTTTTTCTCATAAGTCTCATTGTCCCTATACGTGAGTCTGGTGCCCTTATCCCGCAAGTTGCTATCTCAAACTATGTAAAAAGAAAACCCATACGTAAGTACATCTGGGTTATAGGTGCTATTATTCAAGGTCTTGCTATTGCTGCAATAGGGATTGTGGCATTACAATTTGAAAAACAAACTGCGGGATGGTTAATAATTATATGTTTAATCATTTTTAGCCTTGCGCGTGCTCTAGCTTCTGTGAGTTCTAAGGATGTAAAAGGAAAGACTATCCCAAAAACGAGGAGGGGAAAACTAGGAGGGTATACTTCCTCTTTTGCTGGTGTTTTAGTTCTTGCTGCAGGCTTGTACATTACCTATAAGTCGAAAACTAATGAGGATATACAGTTTTATACAAACCTCATATTCTTTGCAGCTTCCATGTGGGTCATTGCAGCGGTAATTTATGCATTTATCAAAGAATTCCCAACAGACATTACAACAGACGAGAGTGAGCAAAACAGTATTTTAGATAATATTAAACTGCTTAAAGACGATAGCCACCTAAGAAACTTTGTCATTGCAAGATCATTATTACTCTGCTCTGCCCTATCTGCACCGTTTTACGTTACGCTAGCGCAAAATAACGTTGAGGGAACTAGCTATCTTTTAGGGTTACTCATTATTCCAAATGGACTTGCCTCTATTGTGAGTTCGCCATCCTGGGGAAAACTGGCAGATAAATCTAGTAAAAATACGATGGCATATGCAGTTACGATAGCTTCGCTTTGCGGTATTATACTAGTCATTCTTATAAGTTTTTCAGCTAGTTTAAAAACACAATTATGGTTATACCCCACTGCTTTCTTTATCCTTGGTATTGCACACAGTGGCGTACGTCAAGGCAGGAAAACGTATGTTATAGATATGGCAAAGGGTAATGAAAGAACAAATTATGTCTCTGTAAGTAACACCATCATTGGGATTATTTTACTTTTTACAGGAGGATTGAGCGCTGCGCTATCATTGATATCTGTAGAGATAGTCATTGTTGTACTATCTATTTTAGGCTTTTGGGGTGCCATAAAAAGCTACCGCTTACCTAATGTCGAAAAAGAGAACGGGTAA
- a CDS encoding M1 family metallopeptidase, with protein sequence MKYLFLFIISCCAFAKAYTQEISAQTAAVDFKTINASLSLDFDSKSILGTVETTFTILQNVDQVVMDGVAMTVVDKTPSITVTATDNTIVLTGEFKAGTTYKAQFDYQVKPLIAAYFVNNNGKEEFWTQGQGKYTSHWLPSIDDMNDKIIFDLKVAGHNSKTIIANGKGNRVLKDYGALFSSFDMQQPISSYLVALVAGDYDMKSETASSGVPLEYYYRPEDSLKVEITYKYSKEIFDFLETTIGVPFPFQDYKQVPVKDFLYAGMENASLTVFSDSFMVDEIGYTDRNYVNVNAHELAHQWFGDLVTETSSEHHWLHEGFATYYALLAEREIFGDDYFYFKLFETAEQLRELSDMGKGQRLVAAGGSSLTYYQKGAWAVHILREQVGAGAFDTAVRNYLTKYAYNNVTTDLFMAEVAAVTSVDLTAFKKNWLYQSAFQAEEALASLRENTFMQQYFQLQSGRAVALSSKFTALMNAIATNNDYLGAEAIYQLSQESINATLPAYKSAMETENVFIRQAIASSLEEVPEALVLEFYELLSDKSYITREQAMIKLWVYHQQRNDPKSQRKVLDLMDNQLGFADGNIRTLWLALSLATPQYKPEESFARYKELIGYTAPSQPYQLRENAFNYLRQLGSYEEESLHNLLEASVHHVWRFRESARKLLTNALKNPKIAAMILNIKSDLSDQEIAYLQRIKAL encoded by the coding sequence ATGAAATACCTATTCCTGTTTATAATCTCTTGTTGCGCTTTCGCGAAAGCGTATACTCAAGAGATATCTGCACAAACCGCCGCTGTTGATTTTAAGACCATCAATGCGTCATTGTCCTTAGATTTTGACAGTAAATCCATTTTAGGAACCGTTGAAACGACCTTTACGATATTACAAAATGTAGATCAAGTTGTCATGGATGGCGTGGCAATGACGGTTGTAGATAAAACACCGTCAATCACTGTAACCGCTACAGATAATACTATTGTGCTCACTGGGGAATTTAAGGCAGGAACAACTTACAAAGCCCAGTTTGATTATCAAGTGAAACCATTAATAGCGGCTTACTTTGTAAATAATAATGGCAAAGAGGAATTCTGGACGCAGGGGCAAGGAAAGTACACCTCACACTGGTTACCGAGTATTGATGATATGAATGATAAGATCATTTTTGACTTAAAAGTAGCTGGACATAATAGCAAGACCATTATTGCAAATGGAAAAGGTAATAGAGTCTTAAAGGATTATGGTGCTCTGTTTTCTTCTTTTGATATGCAACAGCCTATTTCTAGCTATCTCGTTGCCCTCGTAGCGGGCGATTATGACATGAAGAGCGAGACTGCTAGTTCTGGTGTTCCGTTGGAATATTATTACCGTCCTGAAGATTCGCTTAAGGTCGAGATTACTTACAAATACTCTAAAGAGATTTTCGACTTCTTAGAAACCACGATTGGAGTGCCGTTTCCTTTTCAAGATTATAAGCAAGTCCCCGTAAAGGATTTTCTGTATGCAGGCATGGAAAACGCAAGCCTCACTGTGTTTTCAGATAGTTTTATGGTGGATGAGATAGGCTACACGGATCGCAATTATGTCAATGTAAACGCACATGAGTTGGCACATCAATGGTTTGGAGATTTAGTAACAGAGACTAGCAGCGAGCATCACTGGCTACATGAAGGTTTTGCTACGTATTACGCATTGCTAGCAGAGCGTGAGATTTTTGGTGATGATTATTTTTATTTCAAGCTCTTTGAAACCGCAGAGCAGCTACGTGAACTCAGCGATATGGGCAAAGGGCAGAGACTCGTGGCTGCTGGAGGTAGTAGCCTTACATATTATCAAAAAGGCGCATGGGCAGTGCATATACTACGAGAACAAGTAGGAGCTGGAGCTTTTGATACCGCAGTGAGAAACTACCTGACCAAATATGCTTATAATAATGTCACTACAGACCTATTTATGGCAGAAGTAGCCGCAGTAACAAGCGTAGATCTCACTGCATTTAAGAAAAACTGGTTATATCAAAGTGCCTTTCAAGCTGAGGAAGCGCTTGCTTCCCTCAGGGAAAACACATTTATGCAACAGTATTTCCAATTGCAGTCGGGTAGAGCAGTAGCGCTTTCTTCTAAGTTTACAGCGCTTATGAATGCCATAGCTACAAATAACGATTATCTAGGCGCAGAGGCAATCTACCAGCTCTCGCAAGAATCAATAAATGCTACGCTTCCGGCATATAAAAGCGCCATGGAAACAGAGAATGTTTTTATAAGACAAGCTATTGCTAGTTCGCTTGAGGAAGTTCCAGAAGCCCTGGTACTTGAGTTTTATGAGCTACTTAGTGATAAGAGTTATATCACACGTGAGCAGGCCATGATTAAATTGTGGGTATATCACCAGCAGCGCAATGATCCTAAGTCACAGCGTAAAGTATTAGATCTTATGGATAATCAGCTGGGTTTTGCAGATGGCAATATAAGAACGCTGTGGCTTGCGTTATCCCTCGCGACACCACAATATAAGCCTGAAGAGTCATTTGCCCGTTATAAAGAGCTTATAGGTTATACAGCGCCATCTCAACCGTATCAGCTACGGGAGAATGCATTTAACTATTTAAGACAGCTAGGATCTTATGAGGAGGAGAGCTTACATAATCTTTTAGAAGCTAGTGTACATCACGTTTGGCGTTTTCGCGAAAGCGCAAGAAAGCTACTTACTAATGCCCTTAAAAATCCAAAAATAGCCGCTATGATTCTAAATATAAAAAGCGACCTCTCAGATCAAGAAATCGCTTATTTGCAACGTATAAAAGCGTTATAA
- the recG gene encoding ATP-dependent DNA helicase RecG codes for MNPTFLQTPIDYLKGVGPNRADLLRSELGIHTFQDLMHLFPNRYIDKTQYYKIGELERNNADVQIIGKFSGLKMIEGKGRRLVATFKDETGQMELVWFRGHKWIRESIKLNTPYVIFGKCNYYNGNFSMPHPEMELLADHEKSIKSAMQPVYPSTEKLSNRGITNKVINGVMQTLFLECKSHLFESLSKPIITELKLMPKREALLNVHFPQSQEHLARAQYRLKFEEFFYIQLQLAFKNVNHKTKIKGYPFEKIGPNFTTFYNDHLPFELTGAQKRVLKEIRHDLGTNAQMNRLLQGDVGSGKTIVALMSMLMALDNGFQACLMAPTAILAVQHYQGLKELCKYLNTSISILQGSTKTSERKIIHEKLENGELDILIGTHALLEDKVKFKNLGLAVIDEQHRFGVKQRSKLWHKNEYPPHVLVMTATPIPRTLAMTVYGDLDVSVIDELPPGRKSIKTVHRYDANRLKVFKFIRDEIALGRQVYIVYPLIQESEAMDYKDLMDGYESISREFPMPKYQISIVHGQMKPADKEIEMNRFIKGETQIMVATTVIEVGVNVPNASVMIIESAERFGLSQLHQLRGRVGRGAEQSYCILMTSHKLSSDSKVRLETMTRTNDGFEIAEVDLKLRGPGDITGTQQSGALNLKIADIIKDNDILKVARSYAWAVVKDDPTFKKEENQIIRFMYAQMMKFKNIWSYIS; via the coding sequence ATGAATCCCACTTTTTTACAAACTCCCATAGATTACCTCAAAGGCGTAGGTCCTAATAGAGCAGACTTGCTCCGTTCTGAACTGGGTATTCATACATTCCAAGACCTAATGCACTTGTTTCCTAATCGGTATATCGATAAAACGCAGTATTACAAAATAGGCGAACTAGAACGTAATAATGCCGATGTGCAAATAATAGGCAAGTTTTCAGGACTCAAAATGATAGAAGGAAAAGGGCGACGACTCGTTGCTACTTTTAAAGATGAAACTGGGCAAATGGAGCTTGTTTGGTTTAGAGGACACAAATGGATTAGGGAGAGTATAAAGCTCAATACGCCTTATGTGATTTTTGGAAAATGCAATTATTACAATGGTAATTTCTCTATGCCTCACCCAGAAATGGAGCTACTTGCAGATCATGAAAAAAGTATCAAATCTGCGATGCAACCGGTCTATCCATCTACCGAAAAATTGAGCAATCGAGGGATCACAAATAAGGTGATAAATGGTGTGATGCAAACCCTCTTTTTAGAGTGTAAAAGTCACCTGTTTGAGAGCCTCTCAAAACCCATAATTACGGAGCTCAAATTGATGCCAAAAAGAGAGGCGCTTTTGAACGTTCATTTTCCGCAATCTCAAGAGCATTTAGCAAGGGCACAATACCGCTTAAAATTTGAAGAATTTTTTTACATTCAGCTGCAATTAGCTTTCAAAAATGTTAACCATAAAACTAAAATAAAAGGGTATCCATTTGAAAAAATAGGACCTAATTTTACCACCTTTTACAATGACCATTTGCCCTTTGAATTAACGGGTGCACAAAAACGAGTGCTCAAAGAAATACGTCATGATCTAGGTACAAATGCCCAAATGAATCGTCTTTTACAAGGAGATGTAGGTTCTGGGAAGACCATAGTGGCACTCATGTCAATGCTCATGGCACTTGACAACGGTTTTCAAGCTTGTTTAATGGCGCCTACTGCCATCCTGGCAGTACAACACTACCAAGGTTTAAAAGAATTATGTAAATACCTGAATACCAGTATTTCAATATTACAAGGTTCAACTAAAACTTCAGAACGTAAAATCATTCATGAAAAGCTTGAAAATGGCGAGTTAGACATCTTAATTGGTACTCATGCACTTCTAGAAGACAAGGTGAAATTTAAGAATCTTGGGCTTGCGGTAATCGATGAGCAACATCGTTTTGGGGTGAAACAGCGCAGTAAATTATGGCATAAAAATGAGTACCCTCCACACGTACTTGTGATGACCGCCACCCCTATTCCACGCACCCTTGCTATGACCGTTTATGGTGATCTAGATGTGAGTGTAATAGACGAACTTCCACCGGGCAGAAAGTCCATAAAAACAGTGCATAGATATGATGCAAATAGACTCAAAGTTTTCAAGTTTATTAGAGACGAAATTGCACTAGGAAGACAGGTCTATATTGTGTACCCATTAATCCAAGAATCTGAGGCTATGGATTACAAAGATTTGATGGATGGATATGAAAGTATTTCGCGAGAATTTCCCATGCCAAAATATCAAATTTCCATCGTCCACGGACAAATGAAACCAGCCGATAAGGAGATTGAAATGAATCGTTTTATAAAAGGCGAAACACAAATCATGGTCGCCACTACCGTTATTGAAGTTGGCGTAAATGTGCCTAATGCATCTGTGATGATTATAGAAAGCGCAGAACGTTTTGGGCTAAGTCAGCTACACCAATTACGTGGTCGTGTAGGTCGTGGTGCAGAGCAGAGTTACTGTATTTTGATGACCAGTCATAAGTTGTCAAGTGACAGTAAAGTGCGTTTAGAAACGATGACACGCACTAATGATGGTTTTGAGATCGCAGAGGTTGACCTCAAGCTACGTGGTCCAGGAGATATTACAGGAACTCAACAAAGTGGCGCACTAAACCTCAAAATAGCCGATATTATAAAAGATAATGATATTCTTAAAGTAGCCCGAAGTTACGCATGGGCTGTGGTTAAGGACGACCCTACCTTTAAAAAGGAAGAAAATCAAATCATTAGATTCATGTATGCCCAGATGATGAAGTTTAAGAACATCTGGAGTTATATATCGTAA